A genomic stretch from Trichocoleus sp. includes:
- a CDS encoding transposase codes for MPYSSSLSDAEWAILEPRLREILPKKKQTRPSNWSQREIIDGILYQLKNGCNWQDLPRDLPPYSTVYWHLHSMAGCRRV; via the coding sequence ATGCCATACTCCAGCAGTTTAAGCGATGCTGAATGGGCAATTCTCGAACCGCGCTTGCGCGAGATCCTACCCAAGAAGAAACAGACGCGACCGAGTAACTGGAGCCAGCGCGAAATCATTGATGGCATCCTCTACCAACTCAAGAATGGGTGTAACTGGCAAGATTTACCGAGGGACTTGCCGCCCTATTCCACGGTCTATTGGCACTTGCATTCAATGGCGGGATGCAGGCGTGTTTGA
- a CDS encoding transposase, which produces MIIIDSQAVKNTCNASAASNGFCFYKATNGIKRHLAVDSLGFPFFTHCTQANVTDDQGLIEMLSQNIDYFRHKPMNLAKTTILLDHGYHPDTIQQALEEIYPEIMTKIQFEVAAKLSKTEKAVQGKSGFVPIAVRWVIERSNSWIERCKNLVKNFEWTLEHARTKLNLCFIRLMLKRLAA; this is translated from the coding sequence TTGATCATTATCGACTCGCAAGCGGTCAAGAATACCTGTAATGCGAGTGCTGCCTCCAACGGATTTTGCTTCTACAAAGCGACCAATGGAATTAAACGACACTTGGCAGTCGATAGTTTAGGGTTTCCGTTTTTTACCCACTGTACGCAGGCAAACGTCACCGATGACCAGGGCTTGATTGAGATGTTAAGTCAAAATATTGACTACTTTCGACACAAGCCTATGAACTTGGCAAAGACGACGATTCTGCTCGACCACGGCTATCATCCAGACACGATTCAACAAGCATTAGAGGAAATCTATCCAGAGATTATGACAAAAATCCAGTTTGAGGTGGCAGCGAAGCTCTCAAAAACTGAAAAAGCAGTGCAAGGGAAATCAGGATTTGTGCCGATTGCAGTGCGATGGGTGATTGAACGATCTAATAGCTGGATCGAGCGATGCAAGAATCTCGTCAAGAACTTTGAGTGGACGTTGGAACATGCGAGAACAAAGCTCAACCTTTGCTTCATTCGCTTAATGCTCAAGCGTTTAGCAGCTTAA